A single genomic interval of Antricoccus suffuscus harbors:
- the clpB gene encoding ATP-dependent chaperone ClpB, which produces MDQNKFTTKSAEALAAAQRLATDRGNPQLEPLHLLIALLEPADGIAGPLLQAAGADPASVKNAALQRMEQLPSASGATTNAPQASRELLAVLNAAGKLASTLNDEYVSTEHLVVGVAQDGGAARDILVGEGASPDHLINAFKTVRGSRRVTSPDPESSYQALEKYAVDLTEQARKGDLDPIIGRDSEIRRVIQVLSRRTKNNPVLIGEPGVGKTAIVEGLAQRIIAGDVPESLKGKRLMSLDLASMVAGAKYRGEFEERLKAVLHEISESDGEIVTFIDELHTIVGAGASGEGAMDAGNMIKPMLARGELRLVGATTLDEYRQRIEKDPALERRFQQVFVGEPTVEDTIGILRGLKDRYEVHHGVRILDQALVAAATLSDRFITSRFLPDKAIDLVDEAASRLRMEIDSRPVEIDEVERAVRRLEIEEMALAKEEDEGSRIRLETLRKDLADRRETLSELTARWQREKGSIDKGRELKEQLDAFKGEEERAERDGDLARAAELRYGKIPQLLKEIDEASQAENQADLMLKEEVSADDIAGVVSAWTGIPAGRMLEGETAKLLRMEEGLQGRVVGQSKAVTAVADAVRRSRAGIADPNRPTGSFLFLGPTGVGKTELAKALAGFLFDDDRAMVRIDMSEYSEKHSVSRLVGAPPGYVGYDEGGQLTEAVRRRPYTVVLLDEVEKAHPDVFDILLQVLDDGRLTDGQGRTVDFRNTILILTSNLGSQAITNPGLDEKGKYDAVMSVVHGHFKPEFLNRLDEVVVFSSLGTEELGSIVDIQLQNLAQRLIDRRLELEVTPAARDWLAIDGFDPVYGARPLRRLIQSAIGDQLAKKLLAGEIVDGDTVTVDVGDTALVVGAK; this is translated from the coding sequence GTGGATCAAAACAAGTTCACCACGAAGTCTGCCGAAGCTCTTGCCGCAGCGCAGCGCCTCGCGACCGATCGTGGAAATCCGCAGCTTGAGCCGCTGCACCTCCTCATTGCTCTGCTGGAACCGGCCGACGGCATTGCCGGGCCCTTACTGCAGGCCGCCGGCGCCGATCCCGCGTCGGTGAAAAACGCTGCCCTGCAACGGATGGAGCAGTTGCCCAGCGCGAGCGGTGCGACCACGAATGCCCCGCAAGCCAGCCGCGAGCTGCTCGCCGTACTCAACGCTGCGGGCAAGCTCGCCTCCACCCTTAACGACGAATACGTCTCGACCGAACACCTCGTGGTCGGCGTCGCGCAGGACGGCGGCGCGGCGCGAGACATCCTGGTGGGCGAGGGCGCGAGTCCCGATCACTTGATCAACGCGTTCAAGACGGTGCGTGGTTCGCGACGCGTCACCTCGCCGGACCCCGAGTCGTCGTACCAGGCGCTCGAGAAGTACGCCGTCGATCTCACCGAGCAGGCGCGTAAAGGCGACCTCGACCCGATTATCGGGCGTGATTCGGAGATCCGGCGGGTCATTCAGGTGCTCTCGCGCCGTACCAAAAATAACCCCGTGCTCATCGGCGAGCCCGGTGTGGGTAAGACCGCGATCGTCGAGGGTCTGGCGCAGCGGATCATCGCCGGTGACGTACCCGAGTCGCTCAAGGGCAAACGCCTGATGAGCCTGGACCTGGCCTCGATGGTGGCCGGTGCGAAATACCGCGGGGAGTTCGAGGAACGGCTCAAGGCTGTCCTTCACGAGATTTCCGAGTCCGATGGCGAGATCGTGACGTTTATCGACGAGCTACACACCATCGTGGGCGCCGGCGCATCCGGTGAGGGCGCGATGGACGCCGGCAACATGATCAAGCCGATGCTCGCGCGCGGCGAGCTGCGGCTGGTCGGGGCGACGACCCTCGATGAATACCGACAGCGAATCGAGAAGGACCCTGCGTTGGAACGTCGATTCCAGCAGGTGTTCGTCGGTGAGCCGACCGTCGAAGACACGATCGGCATCCTGCGCGGGCTCAAGGACCGCTACGAAGTGCATCACGGCGTCCGCATCCTCGACCAGGCGCTGGTTGCGGCGGCGACGCTGTCCGACCGGTTCATCACCTCGCGGTTCCTGCCGGACAAGGCCATCGATCTCGTCGACGAGGCCGCGTCTCGGCTGCGCATGGAGATCGATTCCCGGCCGGTCGAGATCGACGAGGTCGAACGAGCGGTACGACGCCTCGAAATCGAGGAGATGGCGCTGGCCAAGGAGGAGGACGAAGGGTCGCGCATCCGCCTCGAGACGCTGCGCAAGGACCTCGCCGACCGGCGCGAAACCCTGAGTGAGCTCACCGCACGTTGGCAGCGCGAGAAGGGCTCGATCGACAAGGGTCGCGAGCTGAAAGAACAGCTCGATGCCTTCAAGGGCGAGGAGGAACGCGCCGAACGCGACGGCGACCTGGCGCGCGCCGCGGAGTTGCGCTACGGCAAGATTCCGCAGCTGCTCAAGGAAATCGACGAGGCCTCACAGGCCGAGAACCAAGCCGACCTCATGCTCAAAGAAGAGGTCAGCGCGGACGATATCGCTGGCGTCGTGAGCGCCTGGACAGGTATCCCCGCGGGCCGGATGCTCGAGGGCGAAACCGCCAAGCTGCTGCGCATGGAGGAAGGCTTGCAGGGCCGCGTCGTCGGTCAGAGTAAGGCCGTCACCGCGGTCGCCGACGCCGTACGCCGGTCCCGGGCCGGTATCGCTGACCCCAACCGGCCGACCGGTTCGTTCCTGTTCCTCGGTCCGACCGGCGTGGGCAAGACCGAGCTGGCCAAGGCGCTCGCGGGCTTCCTCTTCGACGATGACCGCGCAATGGTCCGCATCGACATGAGCGAGTACTCCGAGAAGCACAGTGTCTCGCGGCTGGTCGGCGCGCCTCCGGGCTACGTCGGGTACGACGAGGGCGGCCAGCTCACCGAGGCAGTACGCCGCCGCCCCTACACCGTCGTACTCCTCGACGAAGTGGAGAAGGCGCACCCGGACGTGTTCGACATCTTGTTGCAGGTGCTCGACGACGGCCGGCTGACCGACGGCCAGGGTCGCACGGTCGACTTCCGCAACACGATCCTGATCCTGACCTCCAACCTCGGTTCGCAGGCAATCACGAACCCGGGACTGGACGAGAAGGGCAAGTACGACGCGGTCATGTCGGTCGTGCACGGTCACTTCAAGCCGGAGTTTCTCAACCGGCTCGACGAGGTCGTCGTCTTCAGCAGCCTTGGCACTGAGGAGCTCGGCTCGATCGTCGATATCCAGCTGCAGAATCTGGCGCAGCGGCTCATCGATCGGCGCCTAGAGCTCGAGGTCACGCCGGCCGCGCGCGACTGGCTGGCCATCGACGGGTTCGACCCGGTCTACGGCGCCCGTCCGTTGCGTCGCCTGATCCAATCCGCGATCGGCGACCAGCTGGCCAAGAAGCTGCTGGCCGGCGAGATCGTCGATGGCGACACGGTAACGGTCGACGTTGGCGACACGGCGCTGGTAGTCGGCGCGAAGTAG
- a CDS encoding fasciclin domain-containing protein: MSRARRPAASRGFAALAALAAIAITLGLSACSGVKPLDSSNPIASKSSSASPPPQAASGPGCATDAGTPEQLAAMGDLMLSEAVAKFPGTTKFSAYLKLNTSLRASLDKAGKYAIFIPDDAAFAKLTPEQLATLDSDATLRDSMLTYMITAVPVDPASLKDAQQVPTVNGTSSPLTLTKSDTGLRLNAAATVVCGAITTARATIYLTDTVLFPPA; encoded by the coding sequence TTGAGCCGAGCCCGCCGTCCCGCTGCGTCTCGTGGCTTCGCCGCACTCGCCGCACTCGCCGCGATCGCCATCACCCTCGGCCTGAGCGCATGTTCCGGTGTGAAGCCCCTTGACTCCTCGAACCCGATCGCCAGCAAGTCGAGTTCTGCGTCGCCGCCACCTCAGGCGGCGAGCGGGCCAGGATGCGCGACCGATGCCGGGACTCCTGAACAACTTGCCGCCATGGGCGACCTGATGCTGAGCGAGGCTGTCGCGAAGTTTCCGGGTACGACGAAGTTTTCCGCGTACCTCAAGCTCAACACGTCGCTGCGCGCGTCGTTGGACAAGGCGGGAAAGTACGCGATCTTCATCCCGGACGATGCGGCGTTCGCCAAGCTCACTCCTGAGCAGCTTGCCACGCTCGATTCCGACGCGACGCTGCGTGATTCGATGCTCACATACATGATCACCGCTGTCCCGGTTGATCCCGCGAGTCTCAAGGACGCGCAGCAGGTGCCGACGGTCAACGGCACCTCCTCACCGCTCACGTTGACCAAGAGCGATACCGGGCTTCGGCTCAATGCGGCAGCGACCGTCGTGTGCGGCGCGATTACAACCGCCCGCGCGACGATCTACCTCACCGACACCGTGCTCTTCCCGCCGGCCTAA
- a CDS encoding DUF389 domain-containing protein has protein sequence MQLQIVVPTDRSDTITDRLRDDPRVTNVVRFDRVALRPEGDFVQCDIAREAVSDVLDWLHTNGIDEDGSVSLIEVDSSPSPNAWAAEKAAPGAPDDAIVWDAVLDTAWTQAKGSWSFYAFLTVACMIAAVAVVTDSPILVVGAMVVGPEFGVIAAFAVAVVLGKRRLAWRSAYLLFRGFLVALIITISFALILRSIGWISPASLSGPRPLTGFIWQPNHWSLVVALLAGAAGVLSQTAGHSNALVGVFISVTTIPAVGEFSLSVAVWAPKHLSGSAQQLGINLLGMTVAGVVTLAFQRLISRRNERRRAATTSYAEPPAD, from the coding sequence ATGCAGCTACAGATCGTCGTACCCACCGACCGGTCCGACACGATCACCGACCGTCTGCGCGACGACCCTCGGGTCACCAACGTCGTACGGTTCGACCGCGTCGCGCTGCGACCGGAAGGCGACTTCGTGCAGTGCGACATCGCCCGTGAGGCCGTTTCGGACGTGCTCGACTGGCTGCACACCAATGGAATCGACGAGGACGGTTCGGTCTCGCTGATCGAAGTTGACTCTTCGCCCAGCCCCAATGCGTGGGCGGCCGAAAAGGCGGCACCTGGTGCTCCCGACGACGCGATCGTATGGGACGCGGTCCTCGACACGGCGTGGACGCAGGCGAAGGGCTCGTGGTCCTTCTACGCGTTTCTCACGGTCGCCTGCATGATCGCGGCGGTTGCGGTCGTCACCGACTCGCCCATCCTGGTCGTCGGCGCGATGGTGGTCGGACCAGAGTTCGGCGTCATTGCCGCTTTCGCGGTGGCCGTCGTGCTGGGCAAACGCCGTCTGGCGTGGCGGTCGGCGTACCTATTATTTCGAGGGTTCCTCGTCGCGCTCATCATCACGATCAGCTTCGCGCTGATCCTGCGCTCCATCGGCTGGATCAGCCCCGCCTCACTCAGCGGCCCCCGGCCACTCACCGGTTTCATCTGGCAGCCAAACCACTGGTCACTGGTGGTGGCGCTGCTCGCCGGGGCGGCCGGCGTGCTATCGCAGACCGCCGGGCACAGCAACGCACTAGTGGGCGTCTTCATCTCCGTCACGACCATCCCCGCGGTCGGAGAGTTCTCGCTATCGGTTGCCGTGTGGGCGCCCAAGCACCTGAGCGGGTCGGCCCAGCAACTGGGCATCAACTTGCTCGGGATGACCGTCGCCGGGGTCGTGACCCTCGCATTCCAACGACTGATCTCGCGGCGTAACGAACGCCGGCGGGCGGCCACGACGTCGTACGCCGAACCGCCCGCCGACTAG
- the pyrE gene encoding orotate phosphoribosyltransferase — protein MTDRARLLELVNQIAVVRGDVTLSSGQKADRYVDLRRITLHHEGGPLVGRVMLEVTKHLDFDVVGGLTLGADPVATAMMHAAAAQGRALDACVVRKEKKAHGMQRQIEGPGVEGRKVLAVDDTSTTGNSVLQAVDALREAGADVVGVGLIVDRGAHESIEMTGLGLSAVFRLEELDIG, from the coding sequence ATGACCGATCGTGCCCGGCTCCTCGAACTCGTCAACCAGATCGCGGTGGTCCGTGGCGACGTGACCCTGTCGAGTGGGCAGAAGGCCGATCGATATGTCGATCTACGGCGGATCACCCTCCACCACGAGGGTGGTCCGCTGGTAGGCCGCGTCATGCTCGAGGTCACCAAACACCTCGATTTCGACGTAGTCGGCGGACTCACGCTCGGTGCCGACCCGGTGGCCACCGCAATGATGCACGCCGCGGCCGCGCAGGGGCGTGCCCTCGACGCGTGCGTCGTACGCAAGGAAAAGAAGGCGCACGGGATGCAGCGCCAGATCGAGGGCCCCGGCGTAGAAGGACGCAAAGTACTCGCGGTAGATGACACCTCGACGACCGGCAACTCGGTGCTGCAGGCCGTCGATGCCCTCCGGGAGGCTGGCGCGGACGTCGTCGGCGTCGGCCTGATCGTCGACCGCGGCGCGCATGAGTCGATCGAGATGACCGGACTCGGCCTCAGCGCGGTGTTCCGTCTCGAAGAGCTCGACATCGGCTAG
- a CDS encoding TAXI family TRAP transporter solute-binding subunit → MNPLRKRRTVAALALVAACGLTLSACGGKQEAKESAKKADGSVTCDFTQAQYTIATGNSTGVYYVMGGGIANLINDNSGGKVKATAAETGASVQNIQQLGTKQFDIAFSLADTAADAVNGKGAFEGQKQDIQSLGRIYANYTQVVVRKDAGIKSVADMKGKTISTGSPKSGTEVIATRLIEAAGLNIDSDLNAQRLDLGKTVDSMKDGSIDGFVWSGGLPTPALTDLFTSKKDEVEFLDITPLLPKLKKVNDVYDQGTIPADTYGLASDVKTVVVPNVLVVRGDFADNNACAITKLIMEKKSDLAKVHPAANEFDPKTATKTGPIELNAGSKQALEDLSGK, encoded by the coding sequence ATGAATCCCCTACGCAAGCGCCGTACGGTTGCGGCGCTTGCCCTTGTCGCCGCATGTGGTCTCACGCTTAGCGCATGTGGTGGCAAGCAAGAAGCGAAAGAGTCCGCCAAGAAGGCCGACGGATCGGTCACCTGCGACTTCACGCAGGCGCAGTACACGATCGCGACCGGCAACTCGACCGGCGTCTACTACGTCATGGGCGGCGGCATCGCCAACCTGATCAACGACAACTCCGGCGGCAAGGTCAAGGCCACCGCGGCCGAGACGGGCGCGTCGGTGCAGAACATCCAGCAACTGGGTACCAAGCAGTTCGATATCGCGTTCTCCCTGGCCGACACGGCGGCCGATGCGGTCAATGGCAAGGGCGCCTTCGAAGGCCAAAAGCAGGACATCCAGTCGCTCGGACGGATCTACGCCAATTACACGCAGGTCGTCGTACGCAAGGACGCCGGCATCAAATCCGTTGCGGACATGAAGGGCAAGACGATCTCGACCGGCTCGCCGAAGTCCGGTACGGAGGTCATCGCGACCAGACTGATCGAGGCGGCTGGTCTCAACATCGACTCCGACCTCAACGCCCAGCGGCTCGATCTGGGCAAGACCGTCGACTCGATGAAAGACGGCTCGATCGACGGGTTCGTCTGGTCCGGCGGGCTGCCGACGCCGGCGCTGACCGACCTGTTTACGTCGAAGAAGGATGAGGTCGAGTTCCTTGACATCACGCCGTTGCTGCCGAAACTGAAGAAGGTCAATGACGTCTACGACCAGGGCACGATCCCGGCCGACACCTACGGCCTGGCCAGCGACGTCAAGACCGTCGTCGTACCCAATGTGCTGGTGGTCCGCGGCGACTTCGCCGACAACAACGCGTGCGCGATTACTAAGCTGATCATGGAGAAGAAATCGGACTTGGCTAAAGTTCACCCCGCGGCTAACGAGTTCGACCCCAAGACCGCAACGAAAACCGGCCCGATCGAGCTCAACGCGGGTTCGAAGCAAGCGCTGGAAGACCTCTCAGGGAAGTAG
- a CDS encoding SDR family NAD(P)-dependent oxidoreductase — MPRALVTGASAGLGAQYAEQLARSGYDLILVARGEDRLQALAGTLTGRFGGRCDVLPADLSTPEGLALVEGRVASDDEPVDLLVNNAGFGTKGEFLASPVESEQQMLDVNVTALMRLCHAALPGMVRRGTGGVINVASVAAFLPSDTGPGYAASKAYVVAFTDSLAVTLQGTGVHVSVVCPGFVRTEFHERIEQDVSWIPRWAWLKAPEVVATSLRDHRAGRHRSVPSVKYKSVVQVLRVVPRAALRRVLVKSRALQHRPD; from the coding sequence GTGCCTCGCGCGCTGGTCACCGGAGCGTCGGCCGGACTCGGCGCGCAGTACGCCGAACAGCTCGCTAGGTCCGGCTATGACCTCATCCTTGTCGCGCGCGGCGAGGATCGTTTGCAGGCGTTGGCCGGCACCCTGACTGGTCGCTTTGGCGGGCGCTGCGACGTACTCCCGGCCGATCTGTCCACGCCTGAGGGCCTCGCGCTGGTAGAGGGGCGGGTCGCCAGTGACGACGAGCCGGTCGACCTGCTTGTCAATAACGCCGGGTTCGGCACGAAGGGCGAATTTCTGGCCTCACCCGTCGAGAGCGAGCAGCAGATGCTCGATGTCAACGTGACCGCGCTCATGCGGCTGTGCCACGCGGCGCTACCCGGCATGGTGCGGCGCGGGACGGGCGGAGTGATCAATGTTGCCTCGGTGGCCGCCTTCCTGCCGAGCGATACCGGCCCCGGGTACGCCGCCAGCAAGGCATACGTCGTGGCCTTCACCGACTCGCTGGCCGTGACCTTGCAAGGCACCGGCGTACACGTCAGCGTGGTCTGCCCGGGGTTTGTACGCACCGAGTTCCACGAGCGCATCGAGCAGGACGTCAGTTGGATTCCGCGCTGGGCGTGGCTTAAGGCACCGGAGGTGGTCGCGACCTCACTGCGCGATCATCGTGCCGGGCGCCATCGCAGCGTGCCGTCGGTCAAATACAAGTCCGTCGTGCAGGTACTCAGGGTGGTGCCGCGGGCTGCGCTGCGTCGAGTCTTGGTTAAGAGTCGGGCCCTGCAGCACCGTCCGGACTGA
- a CDS encoding DUF3137 domain-containing protein, which produces MIFALVPPDHGAAIPALADSSSAAGMIGSILVIAVVVLIIVGGYFAQKKRAEQLMRFAQAKGLTYEKRNDAWANMDWGYPFGAGRAQKARHVMTGHLNGRPVVTFAHEYTTGSGDDRRTVHTMVTAIQIPRAFPKLEVGLEGITGRFARKLGFKDIELESEAFNRKYKIQCDNRKFAYDVLHPRFMEWMTAIDSNGFTIAGPYVVIHRTGRLKEQEIDANFAYISAVIEHMPGFVWANAR; this is translated from the coding sequence ATGATTTTCGCCCTCGTCCCGCCCGATCACGGCGCCGCAATCCCTGCTTTAGCTGACTCGAGTTCGGCCGCTGGGATGATCGGCTCGATTCTCGTGATCGCCGTGGTTGTGCTCATCATTGTCGGCGGATACTTCGCGCAGAAGAAGCGCGCCGAACAGCTCATGCGCTTTGCCCAGGCAAAAGGGCTCACCTACGAGAAGCGCAACGATGCGTGGGCCAACATGGACTGGGGCTATCCGTTCGGCGCAGGCCGTGCTCAGAAGGCTCGGCACGTGATGACCGGTCACCTCAACGGCCGGCCGGTCGTGACGTTCGCGCACGAATACACGACCGGGTCTGGCGATGACCGTCGGACGGTGCACACGATGGTGACCGCGATCCAGATCCCGCGAGCCTTCCCCAAGCTCGAGGTCGGGCTCGAGGGCATCACCGGACGGTTCGCGCGCAAGCTCGGGTTCAAAGACATCGAGCTGGAGAGCGAGGCGTTTAACCGGAAATACAAGATCCAGTGCGATAATCGGAAGTTCGCGTACGACGTACTGCATCCCCGCTTTATGGAGTGGATGACCGCTATCGACTCCAACGGTTTTACGATCGCAGGACCGTACGTCGTCATCCACCGGACGGGCCGTCTCAAGGAGCAGGAAATCGACGCCAATTTCGCCTACATCTCCGCGGTCATCGAGCACATGCCCGGTTTCGTCTGGGCCAACGCGCGTTGA
- a CDS encoding C40 family peptidase, protein MATVVASLGLGLLPSAAHADPATSSETSSSVQAQVIKMQGDLANANEKYLDAKIELDKQTAAAAAAQTQFDAAKADVDAAKVQVAAIGATSYKTSNAQSLQAILTSSSPQDLIDQLGTLDTISAYNAQTLAKYAKAQKSAAANKTAIDGAKAAAAAAEKQISDKKAYYEAELPTLQAKLATLTAAQQVQVDQASGQTQGASAPKAVTAPAAAPTAAPAASGSAAQVVTTAMAQQGKPYVFGAAGPGSFDCSGLTMYAYASIGISLPHSSGAQRGYGTPVSLSALAPGDLVFAPGHVAIYIGNGTVVHAPTPGSPVRTMPMKYMNFDAARRLV, encoded by the coding sequence ATGGCCACAGTTGTTGCATCACTCGGACTAGGCCTGCTCCCATCCGCCGCGCACGCCGACCCGGCGACCAGTAGCGAGACCTCCAGCTCCGTGCAGGCCCAGGTCATCAAGATGCAGGGCGACCTCGCCAACGCCAACGAGAAGTACCTCGATGCCAAGATCGAGCTCGACAAGCAGACCGCGGCCGCGGCCGCGGCGCAGACGCAGTTCGACGCGGCGAAGGCCGACGTCGATGCCGCGAAGGTGCAGGTTGCGGCGATAGGTGCGACGTCGTACAAGACTTCCAATGCGCAGAGCCTGCAGGCCATCCTGACTAGCTCCTCGCCACAGGACCTCATCGATCAGCTCGGCACGCTCGACACGATCTCCGCCTACAACGCCCAGACGCTGGCGAAGTACGCGAAGGCCCAGAAGTCCGCCGCCGCAAACAAGACCGCTATCGACGGCGCCAAGGCCGCCGCTGCGGCCGCCGAGAAGCAGATCAGCGATAAAAAGGCCTACTACGAGGCTGAACTGCCGACGTTGCAAGCCAAGCTCGCGACGCTGACCGCCGCGCAGCAGGTTCAGGTCGACCAGGCCTCGGGCCAGACTCAGGGAGCCAGCGCGCCCAAGGCCGTCACCGCTCCGGCCGCCGCGCCGACTGCCGCTCCGGCCGCGTCCGGCTCGGCCGCACAGGTTGTCACCACCGCGATGGCGCAGCAGGGCAAGCCGTACGTCTTCGGTGCTGCGGGCCCCGGCTCGTTCGACTGCTCGGGTCTGACGATGTACGCATACGCTTCCATCGGTATCAGCCTGCCGCATTCGTCGGGCGCTCAGCGTGGCTACGGTACGCCGGTCTCGCTGTCCGCACTCGCACCCGGTGACCTGGTCTTCGCGCCAGGGCACGTCGCGATCTACATCGGTAACGGCACCGTCGTGCACGCCCCCACCCCGGGCTCACCGGTCCGGACGATGCCTATGAAGTACATGAACTTCGATGCGGCACGCCGACTGGTCTAG
- a CDS encoding TRAP transporter permease gives MHSPPTAEQDPPETENDTNQTVAQARPDVDALIAEYDEERPQRQLTAKLNKVIVALTFAVSLFVLYQVFYPQSKGNQYFLIIFLALILPFVFVCYRTGSRKPSTTKARKNDNPSVLDWTLAVVSFIVCIYPVLPISIGKGGGGFDAFLDRQGLLTPLDIVMGTLLTLLILEAVRRTTGMIMPLVCIAFFAYAYYGGLMPQTWAISHAGVDFDQIINGFYNDASGFYGTPLDVCATYIVLFTIYGAVLDATGAGRFFIDVSFAAFRRSKTAPGRTVTLSGFLLGTVSGSGTATAVSLGAVAWPILKRAGYPKEAAGGLLAAAGIGAILSPPTLGAAAFIIAEFLQTSYLTVLLWATIPTILYYVGIILAVEIDARKFGAKSVDLPERSALKLIGRFGYHFLSLIVIVVFLALDIPPFKAVVYASVVAAAFGLIERLISRGDPLDPDFAKPEETGVPAPERASASAALVAYLGDLYHALSSGIRSVLPVAAVCAAAGIITSVIAKTGLGLTLGNILVKAAKGITEDPTGVLILTAIFAAVAVTILGLAVPVTASFIISWVIFGPALQTLGVSGPETAMFIFYYAVLSEVSPPTALAAVASSAITGGNAIKTMWQTWKYTLPAFLAPLAFVITDNGSHLLMQGNFISIVWTTAVSIIAVAALAAITGGWIFDAATWYERLLCVPGALLLLYLQPLSIGIGMAFLVVAVALNFIRTKTNTSGLEATL, from the coding sequence ATGCATTCTCCCCCGACTGCCGAGCAAGATCCCCCCGAAACAGAAAACGACACCAACCAGACGGTCGCCCAGGCCCGGCCGGATGTCGATGCGCTCATCGCGGAGTACGACGAGGAGCGTCCCCAACGCCAGCTCACCGCGAAACTCAACAAGGTCATTGTCGCGCTGACATTCGCGGTCTCGCTGTTTGTGCTTTACCAAGTTTTCTACCCGCAGAGTAAGGGCAATCAGTACTTCCTCATCATCTTCCTGGCGCTGATCCTGCCGTTCGTCTTCGTCTGCTACCGGACCGGCTCGCGCAAACCGTCGACCACAAAGGCGCGCAAGAATGACAACCCCTCGGTCCTCGACTGGACCCTGGCCGTGGTCTCGTTCATCGTCTGCATCTATCCCGTGCTGCCGATTTCAATCGGCAAAGGCGGGGGAGGATTCGACGCGTTCTTGGACAGGCAAGGGCTGCTGACGCCGCTCGACATCGTCATGGGCACGCTGTTGACGCTGCTGATTCTCGAGGCCGTACGCCGCACCACCGGGATGATCATGCCGTTGGTGTGTATCGCGTTCTTCGCCTACGCCTACTACGGCGGATTGATGCCGCAGACGTGGGCAATCAGCCACGCCGGGGTCGATTTCGATCAGATCATCAACGGCTTTTACAACGATGCGTCGGGTTTCTACGGCACCCCGCTCGATGTGTGCGCGACGTACATCGTGCTTTTTACGATCTACGGCGCAGTTCTCGACGCCACGGGCGCCGGTCGGTTCTTCATCGACGTCAGCTTCGCCGCGTTCCGCAGGTCCAAGACCGCTCCCGGCCGGACCGTGACGCTGTCCGGCTTTCTGCTGGGCACGGTCTCCGGCTCCGGTACGGCGACCGCGGTCAGCCTCGGTGCGGTCGCATGGCCGATCCTGAAGCGGGCCGGCTACCCGAAGGAAGCCGCGGGCGGGCTGCTCGCCGCAGCGGGCATCGGCGCGATCCTGTCGCCGCCGACGCTGGGCGCGGCCGCGTTCATCATCGCGGAGTTTCTGCAGACGTCGTACCTCACGGTGCTGTTGTGGGCGACCATCCCGACGATCTTGTACTACGTCGGCATCATCCTCGCCGTCGAGATCGATGCCCGGAAGTTCGGCGCGAAGTCGGTCGACCTGCCTGAGCGCAGCGCGCTGAAGCTGATCGGCCGCTTCGGCTACCACTTCTTGTCGCTGATTGTGATCGTCGTGTTCCTCGCGTTGGATATCCCGCCGTTCAAGGCGGTTGTTTACGCGAGCGTTGTCGCGGCGGCGTTTGGCCTGATCGAACGGCTCATCTCGCGCGGAGACCCGCTTGACCCAGACTTCGCCAAACCGGAGGAGACCGGCGTACCGGCCCCCGAACGGGCCAGCGCGAGCGCGGCATTAGTGGCGTACCTAGGCGACCTCTACCACGCGTTATCCAGTGGAATCCGCTCCGTGCTTCCGGTCGCGGCCGTGTGTGCCGCGGCCGGCATCATCACGTCGGTCATCGCGAAGACCGGCCTTGGCCTGACCCTCGGCAATATTCTGGTCAAGGCCGCGAAGGGGATCACCGAGGACCCGACCGGGGTACTCATCCTGACCGCGATCTTCGCGGCCGTCGCGGTGACGATACTCGGGCTGGCGGTCCCGGTCACCGCGTCTTTCATCATCTCCTGGGTCATCTTCGGGCCGGCGCTACAGACGCTGGGCGTCAGCGGTCCGGAGACGGCGATGTTCATCTTCTACTACGCGGTCCTGTCCGAGGTGTCGCCGCCTACAGCCCTGGCCGCGGTCGCGTCGTCGGCGATTACCGGAGGAAACGCGATCAAGACAATGTGGCAGACGTGGAAATACACGCTGCCTGCATTCCTCGCGCCATTAGCCTTCGTCATCACCGACAACGGCTCGCACCTGCTGATGCAAGGCAACTTCATCAGCATCGTCTGGACCACGGCCGTGTCGATCATCGCCGTCGCCGCGCTCGCCGCCATCACCGGCGGCTGGATCTTCGACGCAGCGACCTGGTACGAACGGCTGCTGTGCGTGCCCGGCGCGCTTCTACTGCTCTACCTGCAGCCACTGTCGATCGGGATCGGCATGGCGTTCCTCGTCGTCGCCGTCGCGCTCAACTTCATCCGCACGAAGACGAATACATCTGGCTTGGAGGCCACTCTATGA